The following proteins are encoded in a genomic region of Maribacter hydrothermalis:
- a CDS encoding helix-turn-helix domain-containing protein produces the protein MIENKSIAVLPFVNMSNSIENEYFCDGLTEEIINALAKIKDLSVTSRTSSFFFKNKSVTANEIREKLKVATFIEGSVRTSKKKMRITVQMIDTVDDFHFWSETFDRNPEDIFEIQDEISLFIAEKLREHIGHIEIEEKLVAPIDVHVAIYREYLKGRYYIMKLDYKNSIKGINILQDLVRKAPNFPNPYLDINLAYVNMGTMGLLPAFEAYEKAQPYLLKALELDPNSSRSQLNMAWIECWQNWNLKKAYEHANKALEMQQADDIYLTISNFLTVEGKLDAARNYLDKALQLDPYAAINHHYKGFLYYLKEEYETAIPFLKKALKLDPMLPFPPIYIGICLLMSGKPNEALTYFGSLKGVSVKDLTKLGGETMCYAKLNETEKCNDGLKELETYLTTTLVDKAFTFLILVNALLGNSEKVVDLVEQAYNNRLPLVLLLNPSPILKPIKNHKRFKDIMLKAIPDNLNYKRKKKYKQALLDSNEIKKYSKELEQIMMDYKLYLNPDLSLKDLASYLELPANYVSQLLNLGFQKNFSEYVNTYRINEFKERVLLEENKGLTIMAIAYDSGFNSKTVFNTFFKKIEGTTPNAYLKSVQKK, from the coding sequence ATGATAGAAAATAAATCCATAGCAGTTTTACCCTTCGTCAATATGAGTAACAGTATTGAAAACGAATATTTCTGTGATGGATTAACCGAAGAAATCATTAATGCCCTTGCCAAAATAAAAGATCTCTCTGTAACCTCTCGTACCTCTTCATTTTTTTTTAAAAACAAGTCAGTAACAGCAAATGAAATAAGAGAAAAATTAAAGGTAGCTACCTTTATTGAAGGTAGTGTAAGAACTTCAAAGAAGAAAATGCGCATAACAGTGCAAATGATCGATACTGTAGATGATTTTCATTTCTGGTCAGAAACCTTTGATAGAAACCCAGAAGACATTTTTGAAATTCAAGATGAAATTAGTCTGTTTATTGCTGAAAAACTACGTGAACACATAGGTCATATTGAAATCGAAGAGAAGCTTGTAGCACCTATTGATGTTCATGTAGCTATTTATAGAGAATATTTGAAAGGAAGGTACTACATCATGAAACTAGATTATAAAAACTCTATAAAGGGTATCAACATTCTTCAAGATCTCGTAAGAAAAGCACCCAATTTTCCAAATCCCTATCTAGATATTAATCTAGCCTATGTTAATATGGGAACCATGGGGCTTCTACCTGCATTTGAAGCATATGAAAAGGCCCAGCCTTATTTATTAAAGGCTTTAGAGCTAGACCCAAACTCATCAAGGTCACAATTGAATATGGCTTGGATAGAATGCTGGCAAAACTGGAATCTTAAGAAAGCTTACGAACATGCAAATAAGGCATTGGAGATGCAACAAGCAGACGATATTTACTTAACCATTTCTAATTTTTTGACAGTGGAAGGAAAATTGGATGCGGCACGTAATTATCTTGACAAAGCGTTACAGTTAGATCCTTATGCCGCCATAAATCATCATTATAAGGGTTTTCTATACTACTTGAAAGAAGAATACGAAACTGCGATACCTTTCTTAAAAAAGGCATTGAAGCTAGACCCAATGTTACCCTTTCCACCAATTTATATAGGAATATGTTTATTAATGTCGGGCAAACCAAATGAAGCTTTGACATATTTCGGTTCACTTAAAGGAGTTTCTGTGAAAGACCTCACCAAATTAGGAGGTGAAACTATGTGTTATGCAAAGCTCAATGAAACGGAAAAGTGCAATGATGGATTAAAAGAATTAGAGACCTATTTAACAACTACCCTTGTAGATAAAGCATTTACATTTTTGATATTAGTAAATGCCTTGTTAGGTAATAGTGAGAAGGTAGTTGATTTAGTAGAGCAAGCATATAATAACCGTTTGCCATTAGTTTTATTATTAAATCCATCACCAATTCTTAAACCTATAAAAAATCACAAAAGGTTTAAAGACATTATGCTTAAAGCCATTCCGGATAACTTAAACTACAAACGGAAGAAAAAGTATAAACAGGCCTTACTGGATTCCAACGAAATAAAAAAGTACAGCAAGGAATTGGAGCAAATAATGATGGACTACAAACTGTATTTAAATCCAGACCTATCCTTAAAAGATTTAGCTTCTTACTTGGAACTTCCTGCTAATTATGTCTCGCAATTATTAAACTTAGGGTTTCAAAAAAACTTCTCGGAATATGTTAATACCTATAGAATTAACGAGTTTAAAGAGCGGGTTCTTCTAGAGGAAAACAAAGGCTTAACTATTATGGCTATAGCTTATGATAGTGGTTTTAACTCTAAAACAGTGTTCAATACCTTTTTTAAAAAAATAGAAGGCACCACGCCTAACGCTTACCTAAAAAGTGTTCAAAAAAAGTAG
- a CDS encoding RNA polymerase sigma factor, translated as MHSKKKFIQYIKENEGIIYKTSRIYSNNTEDQKDVYQEIVYQLWKSYPSFKSNSKISTWMYRVALNTAISYLKKEKRKGTRVSIDNFLLNKIDQVDAVMEERITLLYAHIKKLSIVEKGIILLHLEGKNYDEIAAITGFTNTNIGTRLGRIKQKLKSQIKK; from the coding sequence ATGCATTCAAAAAAGAAGTTCATTCAGTATATAAAAGAGAACGAAGGTATTATTTATAAAACTTCTAGAATTTATTCAAATAACACCGAGGATCAAAAAGATGTATATCAAGAAATAGTATATCAACTTTGGAAATCTTACCCTTCTTTTAAATCCAATTCAAAAATTAGTACTTGGATGTATCGCGTTGCATTAAATACTGCAATCAGTTATTTAAAAAAAGAAAAGAGAAAAGGAACTCGAGTATCTATAGACAATTTTCTTTTGAATAAAATCGATCAAGTTGATGCAGTTATGGAAGAGCGTATTACACTTTTATATGCGCATATAAAAAAACTTAGTATTGTGGAAAAAGGAATCATACTGCTTCATTTAGAAGGTAAAAACTATGATGAAATAGCAGCAATTACTGGATTTACTAATACCAATATTGGCACTCGTTTAGGAAGAATTAAACAAAAATTAAAATCTCAAATTAAAAAATAA
- a CDS encoding alpha/beta hydrolase family protein, giving the protein MKKIHITFALLLYSVLSFSQDISGKWNGTVRLGEDKEISFIFNIENIQNEYVTHLSIPSQRVAGLKPQNTSFNNGILLIDGANLGIKYEGKFNKTSQRFEGKFTEGANTLPLNLKQGELKLEAKNNRPQEPVKPYPYNEENVVFENKQADILLAGTLTLPTSDKKSPAVILISGSGPQDRDETFANHKPFWIIADHLTRQGIAVLRFDDRGVGKSTGNFSEATTADFSTDVLSAVKYLKSRDDIDSNNIGLIGHSEGGIIAPLAANQTKDVSFVVLLAATGIPGSEISLMQSISMRPFPVPNEVAYEQAIRKAIAIAASNKELSVIKSELLEHYNATITPILTPMVGYDEKVSQVINGLIETRTTPWVRYFYNYNPATEIEKLDIPVLSLNGTKDTQVVAEINQKGIEDALVKGENKDFKVLKLEGLNHFFQESETGKMEEYSTIEQTFSPIALKEISGWVLEHIK; this is encoded by the coding sequence ATGAAAAAAATACACATTACATTCGCTTTATTGTTATATTCTGTTTTGAGCTTTTCTCAAGACATTTCTGGAAAATGGAATGGAACAGTAAGACTAGGGGAAGACAAAGAAATCAGTTTTATTTTTAATATTGAGAATATTCAAAATGAATATGTCACTCATCTTTCCATACCATCACAACGTGTTGCCGGTCTAAAGCCTCAAAACACATCTTTTAACAATGGAATATTGCTAATTGATGGAGCAAACTTAGGCATAAAATACGAAGGAAAATTTAATAAAACATCCCAACGGTTTGAAGGCAAATTTACTGAAGGAGCGAATACACTTCCTTTAAATTTAAAACAAGGAGAGCTAAAATTGGAAGCTAAAAATAATAGACCTCAAGAACCTGTTAAACCTTATCCCTATAATGAAGAAAACGTAGTTTTTGAGAATAAACAAGCTGATATTTTACTTGCTGGTACGTTAACTTTACCTACTTCTGATAAAAAATCTCCAGCTGTTATTTTAATAAGCGGTAGTGGTCCTCAAGATAGGGATGAAACATTTGCAAATCACAAACCTTTTTGGATAATTGCAGATCATTTAACTCGCCAAGGTATTGCAGTTTTGCGTTTTGATGATCGAGGTGTTGGAAAATCAACCGGTAATTTTAGCGAAGCAACAACTGCGGATTTTTCAACAGATGTACTTAGCGCAGTGAAGTATTTAAAATCACGAGATGATATCGATTCAAATAATATTGGTCTGATAGGTCATAGTGAAGGAGGTATAATTGCCCCGTTGGCCGCAAACCAAACAAAAGACGTGTCTTTTGTCGTATTACTTGCAGCTACAGGAATTCCGGGCAGCGAAATATCCTTGATGCAGTCAATTAGCATGAGACCATTCCCTGTGCCCAATGAAGTAGCCTATGAACAGGCTATACGAAAGGCGATTGCAATTGCGGCTTCCAATAAAGAGTTATCGGTTATTAAAAGTGAACTTTTGGAGCATTATAATGCCACAATTACGCCTATCCTAACGCCTATGGTTGGTTATGATGAGAAGGTATCTCAAGTCATTAATGGATTAATTGAAACAAGAACCACCCCGTGGGTTCGCTATTTCTACAATTATAATCCTGCAACTGAAATTGAAAAACTTGATATTCCTGTCTTGTCCCTTAATGGAACCAAAGATACTCAAGTAGTAGCAGAGATAAATCAAAAAGGTATTGAGGATGCATTGGTCAAAGGTGAAAATAAGGACTTCAAAGTACTAAAACTAGAAGGTCTCAATCACTTTTTTCAAGAAAGTGAAACTGGTAAAATGGAAGAGTACAGTACAATAGAACAGACATTTTCACCAATTGCGTTAAAAGAAATTTCGGGTTGGGTTTTGGAACATATAAAGTAA